Proteins encoded by one window of Sphaerodactylus townsendi isolate TG3544 linkage group LG02, MPM_Stown_v2.3, whole genome shotgun sequence:
- the LOC125426756 gene encoding cyclin-dependent kinase 2-interacting protein: protein MAGKSLTPKTSGLSVSARKIKDNAADWHNLIMKWETLNENGFTTATKIVNIKIATAFKDKLDVECENVASDDRRVPPSYNVELEEHCVELLGTSENMTKIYQKMEKLCSTTKGICDLEKYHHGEHRTLLFHTWPTPYFYEASAKLLEMYSRELKLKQTIVQEIAHTTDQDLLMVYLSSWLYQPYIEQSSKVLLESMLLETGHRSL, encoded by the exons ATGGCCG GTAAAAGTCTTACTCCCAAGACGTCTGGGTTATCAGtcagtgcaaggaaaattaaagATAATGCAGCAGACTGGCATAATTTAATAATGAAGTGGGAGACGCTGAATGAAAATGGATTTACCACTGCTACCAAAATTGTGAACATCAAAATTGCTACAGC GTTTAAAGACAAGTTGGATGTAGAATGTGAAAATGTTGCCTCCGACGATAGAAGAGTGCCACCAAGTTATAATGTAGAGTTGGAAGAACATTGTGTAGAGCTACTTGGGACTTCTGAAAATATG ACAAAAATATATCAGAAGATGGAAAAGCTGTGTTCAACCACTAAAGGAATCTGTGACTTGGAAAAATACCATCACGGAGAACACAGGACACTCTTATTCCACACGTGGCCCACACCCTATTTCT ATGAAGCTTCTGCCAAACTCCTAGAAATGTACTCAAGGGaattaaaactgaaacaaactattGTGCAAGAGATTGCACATACTACTGATCAAGATCTCTTAATGGTCTACTTATCATCATGGTTATATCAGCCTTATATCGAACAGAGCAGCAAAGTTCTGCTAGAAAGTATGTTGTTGGAAACAGGACACAGATCACTCTGA